In Edaphobacter dinghuensis, a genomic segment contains:
- a CDS encoding UvrD-helicase domain-containing protein, which produces MTKLFVVGSEAEMQNNPDTVRPPDWREREKALDIRQSWIVEAPAGSGKTGLLIQRYLKLLGDESVEQPEQVLAITFTVKATGEIRERVISQLEKAARNEPLHNDSEFERETRALAEAVLRRDQMLEWGLLERPRRLRVRTIDSVCAEIAGSLPVLSGGGGGQSPVLDASGLHREAARRTLMQLGSQNHSLNAALRLVLLHRDGNLAECERLLAGMLALRDQWGELVPLAGRDLDDTYLDETVLPRLERALEQAICVGLTRLSQTLPSDILHELSHFAGELGHADGYKGSPSPIAVCAGRHTAPAESAEHLEHWRALIHLLTKGDGGWRSGFRGDWLKFEIDKNDAARLKDLVVQLQHRDDILQAIQAVNYLPPAKYPQEQWVVAKALFRVLSHALAELQLVFAERGECDFAELGLLAKAALRREDGVHDLEAALGMKLQHLLVDEMQDTSTSQYELIQLLTQNWDGHSQTVFLVGDPKQSIYLFRQARVERFIQTMAAEQLGDLPVESLRLTANFRSQQGLVNAFNDIFSSIFPEALNDVTSGEVRYTPAGAIRGRSAEGACDIVWHANALPSADTSSRRRQAKTDAHSIRSIIEEWQARPLPGERTEPWKIAVLVRSRNHLTDIVAALEKDEGAGPIPYRAVDIKALGEQREVLDLFALTRALLHPADRVAWFAVLHAPWCGLTSSELHVLAGADEQNWAERTLGDLLAERGHLLSDETCARLMRIWPVLQAASQQRGRLTTTQWVERAWRSLGGNVYLTPERMTNARRYLQLLNEIEAETGTIDLSQLKTRLDKLYAEAAVSEGAVDLMTIHGAKGLEWDVVIVPGLEKRARVSGGRLLTWNEIDSDGEDSANLVLAPIIGRGEESQELNDWLNNIEKARDAAERKRLFYVACTRAREELHLFAAPETKSDGSMSQAHGSLLSAAWPAAEQYFIATHASSSNVQPMLPLPPQDATASTDAFVGSLAAATEERPPILERLPLDFLPSARFAEMQKLSYGNSIGTAQARFERPEGSFEARAFGNAVHEFLELIAKRLAHGTLPDELLNEIELWEPRISTVLRGEGLGASRVKQLSSRVRAALENTLRDMQGRWILGAHKEASSELALTSWAEDRRSVRLDRIFRAGAMPLSEGDDYLWIVDYKTTTHTGEGIEAFLASERAKYSAQMETYAQTINRAGRKIRLALYYPLLSQLTWWEPA; this is translated from the coding sequence GTGACTAAGCTATTCGTTGTTGGGTCCGAAGCGGAGATGCAGAATAACCCAGACACGGTGCGGCCGCCCGATTGGCGCGAACGCGAGAAGGCGCTCGATATCAGGCAATCATGGATTGTGGAAGCTCCTGCCGGCTCCGGCAAAACTGGACTCCTCATTCAGCGATATCTCAAACTGCTCGGCGATGAAAGCGTAGAGCAGCCGGAGCAGGTGCTGGCAATTACATTCACGGTTAAGGCGACGGGGGAGATTCGCGAGCGCGTTATCTCTCAACTGGAGAAGGCAGCGCGAAATGAGCCGTTGCACAATGACAGTGAATTCGAGCGAGAGACACGGGCGCTCGCTGAAGCTGTTCTACGCCGCGACCAAATGCTGGAATGGGGACTGCTGGAGCGACCCCGCAGATTGAGGGTGCGCACGATCGACTCCGTATGTGCCGAAATCGCCGGCTCACTCCCGGTGCTCTCGGGCGGCGGCGGTGGGCAATCTCCTGTGCTTGATGCCTCGGGGCTTCATCGCGAGGCTGCGCGGCGAACCCTGATGCAACTCGGCAGTCAGAATCATTCCTTGAATGCTGCTCTGCGGCTGGTTCTGCTGCATCGCGATGGAAATCTTGCAGAGTGCGAGCGTCTGCTTGCTGGCATGTTGGCCCTGCGTGACCAGTGGGGTGAACTGGTTCCGCTCGCCGGACGCGATCTTGACGATACCTACCTGGATGAAACGGTGCTGCCACGCCTGGAGCGAGCGTTGGAGCAAGCCATCTGTGTTGGATTGACTCGCCTCTCGCAGACGCTGCCCAGTGACATACTGCACGAGCTCTCACACTTTGCCGGAGAACTGGGACATGCCGATGGATACAAGGGATCGCCATCTCCCATCGCTGTCTGCGCAGGACGACATACCGCTCCCGCAGAATCTGCAGAACACCTCGAGCATTGGCGCGCACTCATTCATCTCCTGACGAAGGGAGATGGTGGCTGGCGCTCAGGCTTCCGTGGCGACTGGCTCAAATTCGAGATCGATAAAAACGATGCCGCGAGGCTTAAAGATTTAGTGGTGCAGCTTCAACATCGCGATGACATTTTGCAAGCGATTCAAGCAGTCAACTATCTTCCTCCTGCAAAATACCCGCAGGAACAGTGGGTAGTTGCGAAGGCACTCTTTCGCGTTCTCAGTCATGCGCTGGCGGAGCTGCAACTTGTATTTGCCGAGCGCGGTGAGTGCGATTTTGCCGAGCTTGGACTTTTAGCGAAGGCTGCCTTACGCCGCGAAGATGGAGTGCACGATCTGGAAGCGGCGTTAGGAATGAAGCTGCAACACCTGCTGGTCGATGAGATGCAGGACACTTCGACCAGCCAGTACGAGTTGATCCAACTTCTAACTCAGAACTGGGATGGCCACAGTCAGACGGTCTTTCTCGTCGGCGATCCTAAGCAGTCGATCTATCTCTTTCGGCAAGCGCGCGTTGAGCGTTTTATACAAACGATGGCTGCAGAACAACTCGGCGACCTACCCGTGGAAAGTTTAAGATTGACTGCGAACTTCCGGTCGCAGCAGGGTTTAGTAAACGCCTTCAACGACATTTTTTCGTCGATCTTTCCTGAAGCTTTGAATGACGTCACCTCCGGCGAGGTGAGATATACGCCTGCCGGAGCTATACGCGGAAGATCAGCCGAGGGAGCATGCGACATCGTATGGCATGCAAATGCATTACCTTCTGCCGATACTTCATCTCGCAGAAGACAGGCAAAAACAGATGCCCACTCTATCCGCTCAATCATTGAAGAATGGCAAGCTCGACCATTGCCCGGAGAAAGAACAGAGCCATGGAAGATTGCCGTTCTGGTGCGCAGCCGCAACCATTTGACCGACATTGTCGCGGCATTGGAAAAAGATGAGGGTGCGGGTCCAATTCCCTATCGCGCTGTCGATATTAAGGCATTGGGAGAACAGCGCGAGGTGCTGGATCTCTTTGCGCTGACACGTGCGCTGTTGCACCCGGCTGATCGAGTGGCATGGTTCGCTGTGCTGCATGCTCCCTGGTGTGGGCTAACATCGTCTGAATTACACGTGCTTGCAGGAGCAGATGAACAGAATTGGGCAGAGCGTACTCTCGGCGACTTGCTTGCCGAACGAGGGCATCTGTTGAGCGATGAGACCTGCGCACGGTTGATGCGAATCTGGCCGGTGCTGCAGGCAGCCTCTCAACAGCGCGGCAGATTGACGACAACGCAATGGGTAGAGCGAGCATGGCGATCATTGGGCGGCAATGTCTATCTGACGCCTGAGAGGATGACGAATGCGCGTCGATATCTGCAATTGCTGAATGAGATCGAAGCGGAGACTGGCACAATCGACTTAAGCCAGCTGAAAACAAGGCTGGATAAGCTTTACGCTGAAGCAGCGGTCAGCGAGGGCGCAGTCGATCTCATGACAATCCATGGAGCGAAAGGCCTTGAGTGGGATGTAGTGATTGTCCCTGGACTGGAGAAGAGGGCGCGTGTCTCCGGCGGTCGATTGCTTACCTGGAACGAGATTGATTCGGATGGAGAAGACTCCGCGAATTTGGTTCTTGCGCCGATCATTGGCCGAGGAGAGGAGTCGCAAGAGCTGAATGATTGGCTTAACAATATCGAGAAGGCACGAGACGCGGCGGAACGAAAGCGGCTGTTCTACGTCGCCTGCACGCGCGCGAGAGAGGAGTTGCATCTCTTCGCCGCTCCAGAGACAAAGTCAGATGGCTCGATGAGTCAAGCGCACGGAAGCCTGTTGAGCGCAGCGTGGCCAGCCGCAGAGCAATACTTTATCGCTACGCACGCGTCTTCAAGCAACGTGCAGCCGATGCTTCCCTTGCCACCCCAAGATGCAACCGCTTCTACCGATGCGTTTGTTGGTAGTCTGGCCGCGGCCACAGAAGAGCGTCCTCCAATCTTGGAGCGCCTGCCTTTGGATTTTTTACCGTCGGCACGGTTTGCCGAAATGCAGAAGCTCTCCTATGGAAACAGCATCGGGACAGCGCAAGCTCGCTTTGAGCGACCGGAGGGATCGTTTGAAGCGCGGGCCTTCGGAAATGCAGTCCATGAGTTTCTGGAATTGATAGCGAAACGGCTTGCGCATGGAACTCTTCCAGACGAACTGCTGAACGAAATAGAGCTATGGGAGCCACGCATCTCGACGGTTTTACGTGGCGAGGGTCTTGGCGCTTCGCGTGTGAAACAACTATCATCGCGCGTGCGAGCAGCACTCGAAAATACTTTGCGAGACATGCAAGGACGCTGGATTCTGGGAGCTCATAAAGAAGCATCCAGCGAGCTTGCGCTTACCTCATGGGCAGAGGACCGCAGAAGTGTCCGACTGGATCGCATCTTCCGGGCAGGAGCGATGCCGTTATCTGAAGGAGATGACTATCTCTGGATCGTGGACTACAAAACAACGACGCATACAGGCGAAGGTATCGAAGCTTTTCTTGCTTCAGAGCGAGCGAAGTACAGCGCGCAGATGGAAACTTATGCGCAGACGATCAACCGTGCGGGAAGAAAGATACGCCTGGCGCTCTACTATCCGCTTCTATCGCAACTGACCTGGTGGGAACCCGCCTGA
- a CDS encoding PD-(D/E)XK nuclease family protein has protein sequence MDGKDLLPIEIAQALERGATVVTGNQRAARTLRVGFDRHHRALGLDSWQPPAIMAWDAWTASLWHEMLIGGHTSKLLLNRTQEHAVWQKILEADAELRSLRTVASLAEMAMQAWSLLCSYGGQSQLRGTAGSSDTRAFQRWALKFEQQCRADGLLARAQLESALEAAVSAGHLRDATTAEIVLVGFDLMTPAQTGLMEELRGTGVKIEEMPITIAAERQLSVIAIDEHEELRVTARGVRKLLEQQPQARIAVIVPDLEKQRAEIDRVFREILAPELEDITANANSGPFEFSVGMMLANTTMAATALDILKWCTEALPLERVSRLLLSPYLAPLSTEYEARAEFDAFELRRAKRLRPEISLEWLVTAIEGSRRRSRLNDLHNKLRTLLVVSKRLGKNTQRSHAEWAEAMRELLAAAAWGAGRGEDSVEFQTRRKWESVLDELSTLDFDGQRVSFLQALDALARIAQQTMFAPESREAPVQIMGPLEAAGSTFDAIWFMRSGDLAWPLPRSANPLLPWSLQRDLGMPGTDTQQDANQSRRITERIAESAATVVFSYAKEAAEGRQRLSSAMHGLSLEPIAIGDIAAAEAEPALVEIEKVEDRSGLPPLPEQVIHGGAEILRLQAACGFRAFAERRLWSTEPNTTEMGLDAAERGTIVHLVLENFWNEVKTQSSLKAMRTPEREALLQQCIAAALEKSEQLSETPWDAAYLDMQRERLLNLLGPWLELESARPPFKVKLSEKELRDVRIGPLHLSVRVDRVDIGESGDIIIDYKTGVAKPSDWLTDRPDAPQLPLYAVLSDATPLEAVAFGQVRAGKDMGLQGFATSEASGIRIPRQHPADLEEQVQQWRQVLTSLAENFYNGDIRVKPKDFPSTCTYCAQRLLCRIDPASFEQDDDEEATEAERD, from the coding sequence ATGGATGGTAAAGATCTATTGCCGATCGAGATCGCACAGGCGTTGGAGCGCGGCGCAACCGTCGTGACAGGAAATCAACGCGCGGCGCGAACTCTGCGCGTCGGCTTTGATCGCCATCATCGCGCATTGGGGCTGGATAGCTGGCAGCCACCTGCGATTATGGCATGGGATGCGTGGACTGCCAGCCTCTGGCATGAGATGTTGATTGGCGGCCACACCTCGAAACTGCTGCTGAACCGCACGCAGGAACATGCGGTATGGCAAAAAATTCTGGAAGCGGATGCAGAGTTACGCAGCCTGCGGACGGTGGCCTCCCTTGCAGAGATGGCGATGCAGGCATGGAGCTTGCTTTGCAGCTATGGAGGCCAGTCGCAACTGCGCGGAACTGCGGGAAGCTCTGACACCCGGGCCTTTCAGCGGTGGGCGCTGAAATTCGAGCAGCAATGCAGAGCCGATGGTCTACTGGCGCGAGCGCAGTTGGAATCTGCCTTAGAGGCAGCAGTTTCTGCAGGGCATCTGAGGGATGCGACGACAGCAGAAATAGTGTTGGTCGGATTCGACTTGATGACTCCTGCACAGACAGGGCTGATGGAAGAGCTACGCGGTACTGGAGTAAAGATCGAGGAGATGCCAATCACTATCGCCGCAGAGCGACAGCTAAGCGTTATAGCGATAGATGAGCATGAAGAGCTTCGAGTTACAGCACGAGGAGTGCGAAAGCTGCTGGAGCAACAACCACAGGCTCGCATCGCCGTCATCGTCCCCGACCTGGAGAAGCAACGCGCAGAGATTGATCGAGTCTTTAGAGAGATTCTGGCTCCGGAGCTGGAAGATATTACAGCTAATGCCAACTCCGGCCCATTCGAGTTCTCAGTAGGCATGATGCTTGCAAACACTACGATGGCGGCAACCGCTTTGGACATATTAAAGTGGTGCACGGAAGCACTTCCGCTGGAGCGTGTGAGCAGGCTGCTGCTCTCCCCTTACCTTGCGCCTCTCTCGACAGAGTATGAAGCGCGAGCTGAGTTCGATGCGTTTGAGCTGCGGCGAGCGAAGCGTCTGCGACCGGAGATCTCGCTGGAGTGGTTAGTAACAGCAATCGAAGGCTCCAGACGGAGATCGAGATTGAACGACCTCCACAATAAACTGCGAACGCTGCTTGTCGTCTCAAAGCGCCTAGGCAAAAATACACAGCGGTCGCATGCAGAATGGGCTGAAGCAATGCGTGAGCTTCTGGCCGCCGCTGCATGGGGAGCAGGCAGAGGCGAAGATAGCGTTGAGTTTCAGACGCGGCGCAAGTGGGAGAGCGTGCTCGATGAGCTGTCGACGCTGGACTTTGACGGGCAACGCGTTAGCTTCCTACAAGCTTTGGATGCGTTGGCGAGAATCGCACAGCAGACAATGTTTGCCCCTGAATCGCGCGAAGCTCCTGTCCAGATCATGGGTCCTCTTGAAGCTGCAGGGTCAACATTCGATGCTATCTGGTTTATGCGAAGCGGCGATTTAGCCTGGCCGCTCCCGCGAAGCGCCAACCCGTTGCTGCCCTGGTCGCTTCAACGTGATCTTGGAATGCCTGGAACAGATACACAGCAGGATGCGAATCAGTCACGGCGTATAACAGAACGAATCGCTGAGAGCGCAGCAACGGTTGTGTTTAGTTACGCGAAGGAAGCAGCAGAGGGCCGTCAACGTCTCTCCTCCGCAATGCATGGACTATCGTTAGAGCCCATTGCCATTGGAGATATTGCTGCTGCTGAAGCAGAGCCAGCGCTCGTTGAGATCGAGAAGGTCGAGGACCGCTCAGGATTACCCCCGCTGCCGGAGCAGGTAATTCATGGAGGCGCGGAGATTCTGCGATTGCAGGCTGCCTGCGGATTTCGTGCATTTGCAGAGCGGCGATTATGGTCGACAGAGCCGAACACTACGGAGATGGGCCTGGACGCAGCCGAGCGCGGCACTATCGTTCACCTTGTACTTGAAAACTTCTGGAATGAGGTCAAGACTCAGAGCTCCCTGAAGGCCATGCGCACCCCAGAGCGAGAGGCTTTACTGCAACAATGCATAGCGGCAGCGCTTGAAAAAAGTGAGCAGCTAAGTGAGACGCCCTGGGATGCGGCCTACCTCGACATGCAGCGTGAGCGACTGCTGAACCTGTTGGGACCGTGGCTGGAGCTTGAATCAGCGCGGCCACCGTTCAAAGTTAAACTCAGCGAAAAAGAATTAAGGGACGTACGGATTGGACCACTGCACTTAAGCGTGCGTGTAGATCGCGTGGATATTGGGGAAAGCGGCGATATCATCATCGATTACAAGACCGGCGTAGCCAAGCCGAGTGATTGGCTCACTGATCGGCCCGATGCGCCCCAGTTGCCGCTGTATGCAGTGTTGTCTGACGCCACACCGCTTGAGGCTGTGGCATTCGGGCAGGTGCGCGCCGGAAAAGATATGGGGCTGCAGGGGTTTGCAACCAGCGAAGCGTCTGGCATCCGAATACCACGCCAACATCCTGCTGACCTCGAAGAGCAGGTTCAGCAATGGCGGCAGGTGCTGACTTCGCTCGCCGAAAATTTTTATAACGGCGACATCCGTGTCAAACCGAAAGACTTTCCATCGACCTGTACGTATTGCGCGCAACGGTTGCTATGCCGCATTGACCCGGCATCCTTTGAGCAAGACGATGACGAAGAAGCAACGGAGGCTGAGCGTGACTAA
- a CDS encoding MFS transporter — MAERRKVSPSSGLMHVGFVLTGLGTALLGPILPLLTRQWHLQDAQSGLLLLAQFCGSFTGGVSVSRHLRRSLLTGLSSAAVGFGLFAVAPGLVVACVGLFAGGFGLGQIIASTNILAGRRYTEHRGSALALLNFSWSFGAMLSPLLAAWLLPRFALRGMLECFAAFFMATALAVAAEMRGTAEQAGVADAPADNQRIGRGIFLYFAGLLFLYGGLETCLSGWLTTYALRYGDKTLAVSEYTTLLLWMSLTAGRAGSSVVMLRIGETTVQRWGLALAVLFTAGLATAHSAVGIATFTILLGFSLAPFFPSTFALLMAEKPAARQAGIVLAVSGLGAAALPWLMGVVSTKTGSLQVALALPLAAAIVLLAMSLWRRSNRALAG, encoded by the coding sequence ATGGCTGAACGAAGAAAAGTGTCTCCATCTTCCGGGTTGATGCACGTTGGATTTGTGTTGACCGGATTGGGCACTGCTCTGCTCGGGCCGATTCTGCCATTGCTAACGCGACAATGGCATCTGCAGGACGCACAAAGCGGATTGCTGTTGCTGGCTCAGTTCTGCGGCTCGTTTACAGGAGGGGTAAGCGTTTCGCGCCATCTGCGTCGCAGCCTGCTGACAGGATTGTCATCCGCGGCAGTGGGCTTTGGGCTGTTTGCGGTTGCGCCGGGTCTCGTCGTGGCATGCGTCGGCCTGTTTGCAGGCGGCTTCGGATTAGGGCAGATCATTGCGTCGACTAACATTCTTGCTGGGCGTCGCTACACAGAGCACCGTGGATCGGCACTGGCGCTGCTGAATTTTTCGTGGAGCTTCGGCGCAATGCTCTCTCCCCTTTTGGCTGCATGGCTGCTCCCACGGTTTGCATTGCGCGGGATGCTGGAGTGCTTTGCTGCATTCTTTATGGCGACGGCCCTGGCGGTGGCGGCAGAGATGCGGGGAACGGCAGAGCAGGCCGGGGTTGCCGATGCGCCAGCCGACAACCAGCGCATTGGCAGGGGAATCTTTCTCTACTTTGCAGGACTACTGTTTCTCTATGGCGGGCTGGAGACCTGCCTGAGCGGGTGGCTGACAACGTATGCGTTGCGCTATGGAGACAAAACCCTGGCCGTCAGCGAATACACGACCCTGCTGCTCTGGATGTCGCTGACCGCAGGCCGCGCCGGATCTTCTGTCGTCATGTTGCGAATCGGCGAGACGACCGTGCAACGCTGGGGACTGGCGCTTGCGGTGCTCTTTACCGCCGGGCTGGCTACAGCACATTCGGCTGTGGGCATTGCGACATTCACAATATTGCTCGGTTTCAGTTTGGCTCCGTTTTTCCCGTCCACCTTTGCCCTGCTTATGGCGGAAAAGCCGGCAGCGCGACAGGCAGGCATCGTGCTCGCCGTGTCTGGATTGGGTGCCGCGGCCTTGCCCTGGCTGATGGGAGTAGTTTCAACAAAAACAGGCTCGCTGCAAGTCGCGCTTGCGCTGCCACTGGCGGCAGCGATCGTCCTGCTGGCGATGAGTTTATGGAGACGTTCCAATCGAGCTTTGGCAGGCTGA
- a CDS encoding SCO family protein, with product MPRKALFVLLFVALLSGCRKSSAPTSESSTAAQATFQIRGKVVSTDASHVTLDGDAVPGFMDAMTMPYKLKDPMVATELHPGDRITATILADKDGSDFANVRLDNVVIVSQARPDYVPAVQYNVPKAGDSVPDFKLLNQSNQTIHLAQFKGKVLLLTFIYTRCPFADFCVRMSRNFAEVDKALAADPALYQQTHLLSISFDPAYDTPKVLRSYGGAYTGLYTKEKFLHWDFAAPTEKELPALTQYFDVGITGSGKTLSHSLSTVLIGKDGKIVAWYPNNEWKPVDVVAQMKQAAGA from the coding sequence GTGCCCAGAAAAGCCTTATTTGTCCTCCTCTTCGTTGCGCTCCTCTCGGGCTGCCGCAAGTCCTCTGCTCCCACATCAGAAAGCTCCACTGCCGCGCAAGCCACCTTTCAGATACGAGGCAAGGTCGTCAGCACCGATGCGTCTCACGTCACCCTCGACGGCGATGCCGTTCCCGGCTTCATGGACGCCATGACGATGCCTTATAAGCTCAAAGACCCGATGGTTGCCACCGAGCTTCATCCTGGTGATCGCATTACGGCGACTATTCTTGCCGACAAGGATGGCAGCGACTTTGCCAACGTCCGCCTGGATAACGTTGTCATCGTCTCGCAAGCACGACCGGACTACGTGCCTGCCGTTCAATACAATGTTCCCAAGGCAGGGGATTCTGTTCCCGACTTCAAGCTCCTCAACCAGAGCAACCAGACGATCCATCTGGCGCAGTTTAAAGGCAAGGTGCTCCTCCTCACCTTTATCTACACCCGCTGCCCGTTTGCGGACTTCTGCGTGCGTATGAGCCGCAACTTTGCCGAAGTCGATAAAGCTCTCGCTGCCGATCCGGCCCTGTATCAGCAGACTCACCTGCTCAGCATCAGCTTCGATCCCGCTTACGATACGCCAAAGGTGCTGCGCAGCTACGGTGGGGCCTACACGGGTCTGTATACCAAGGAAAAATTCCTTCACTGGGACTTTGCCGCTCCCACCGAAAAGGAGCTACCTGCGCTTACCCAGTACTTCGACGTGGGTATTACGGGGAGCGGCAAGACTCTGTCTCACTCCCTGTCGACCGTTCTCATCGGCAAAGACGGCAAGATCGTCGCATGGTATCCGAACAATGAGTGGAAGCCTGTCGATGTTGTTGCTCAGATGAAACAGGCAGCCGGTGCCTGA
- a CDS encoding outer membrane beta-barrel protein encodes MLTKLLVLISLAGAASTVLAQARPTATRTADLQVGGGFTTADSDYLPNRINGGAAYFDYDFIHNLGIEGEFHFVKDGGGSDVYEKTYEIGARYHRNYGRFSPYLKGMYGRGVFNFPAFPGYRHANLAYNLFAVGGGVDYRILKHLNARADFEYQRWLSFPQSGLTPSLLTFGAAYHF; translated from the coding sequence TTGCTTACCAAACTTCTTGTCCTCATCAGCCTTGCTGGTGCGGCCTCCACAGTACTGGCACAAGCCCGGCCTACCGCCACCCGCACCGCTGACCTTCAGGTCGGCGGTGGCTTTACCACAGCAGATTCAGATTACCTGCCCAATCGCATCAATGGCGGCGCAGCCTATTTCGATTATGACTTTATCCATAACCTTGGCATTGAAGGCGAGTTCCACTTCGTCAAGGACGGAGGAGGCTCAGACGTCTACGAAAAGACCTATGAGATCGGCGCACGCTATCACCGCAACTATGGCCGCTTCTCTCCCTATCTCAAGGGCATGTATGGCCGAGGTGTCTTCAACTTTCCGGCATTCCCCGGTTATCGCCATGCCAACCTGGCCTACAACCTCTTTGCTGTCGGAGGGGGCGTCGATTACAGAATTCTGAAGCATCTGAATGCACGGGCCGACTTTGAATATCAAAGATGGCTGAGCTTCCCGCAGAGCGGCCTGACTCCATCGCTGCTTACCTTTGGCGCTGCCTATCACTTCTAG
- a CDS encoding outer membrane beta-barrel protein, with protein MKLHTLIGCFVCVLGLTTWSHAQAVPTAARTGSLQVGGGVTYARPDYGPKGIGGLSIYGDYDFTRHLGVEGDIHFVNLITPADISEDTYLVGPRYRFHYHRFTPYAKALFGIGRFGYQTPSQYIKASSATYGVMSFGGGVDWWATRRFNVRAFDFEYQNWPGFQNNGLSPLVMTVGVAYSFR; from the coding sequence TTGAAACTGCATACTCTTATCGGCTGTTTCGTCTGCGTGCTTGGCCTTACGACGTGGTCGCACGCACAAGCTGTTCCTACCGCTGCTCGCACCGGCAGTCTCCAAGTCGGCGGCGGCGTAACCTATGCGCGACCGGACTATGGCCCAAAAGGGATCGGAGGGCTATCGATCTATGGAGACTACGATTTCACCCGGCATCTCGGTGTTGAAGGCGATATTCACTTCGTCAATCTGATTACCCCAGCCGATATCTCCGAGGACACCTATCTCGTTGGCCCACGATACCGCTTTCACTATCATCGTTTTACGCCCTATGCCAAGGCGCTCTTCGGAATTGGCCGGTTTGGATATCAGACTCCAAGCCAATACATAAAAGCTTCAAGCGCCACCTACGGAGTCATGTCCTTCGGCGGAGGCGTCGATTGGTGGGCCACCAGACGCTTCAACGTTCGTGCCTTCGACTTCGAGTACCAAAATTGGCCTGGGTTCCAGAATAACGGGCTATCACCTCTCGTCATGACTGTCGGCGTCGCGTATTCTTTCCGTTAG